GGCCGAGCGGCTCGGGCAAGAGCTCGCTCGTCTTCGACGTGGTGTTCGCCGAGGGCCAGCGGCGCTTCCTGGAGACGCTGACGCCGTACGCGCGCCAGTTCCTCCCCACCATGCCGCGCCCGGACGTGGAGCGCATCAGCAGCATCCCGCCGTCGGTGGCGCTGGAGCAGCGCACCTCGCGCGCGGGCGCCACCAGCACCGTGGCCACCGTCACCGAGGTGGCCCACTATCTGCGCCTCCTCTTCGCCAAGCTGGGCCAGCCGCACTGTCCCCGGGATGGTGAGCCCATCGCCGCCACCACGCCCGAGGCCCTCTACGCGCAGCTCACCGGGATGAAAGGGGATGGCACCGTGCTCGCCCCCGCGGTGCGTGCGCGCAAGGGTACGTACCTGGACGTCTTCACCGCCGCCGCGCGCGCGGGCATCGAGACGGCCATCGCGGATGGGAAGGTGGTGTCCACGGACCAGCCGCCCCAGCTCGTGAAGTCGCGCGAGCACGACATCGACCTCGTGATGTACCAGGGCAAGCTGGCGAAGCTGCCGCGCGAGGTTTTCGACAAGGCCCTCACCTGGGGCAAGGGCGCGTTGAAGGTGCGCACCGGTGGCAACAAGGAGACGCTCCTGTCCAGCGAGCGCACCTGTCCCGTCTGCGGCTTCTCCGTGCCGGAGATGGACCCGCGCTGGTTCTCCTTCAACACGAAGCAGGGCCGGTGTGTCGACTGCGAGGGCACGGGCGTGGAGGGGGGCGCGGAGGCCCTGGCGGAGGGACGCACGGAGTCGTGCCGCACCTGCGAGGGCTCGCGCCTGGAGCCGGTGCCTCGCGCCGTGAAGCTGGAGGGCTCGCGCTACCACGAGGTGGTGCAGCAGTCCGTCACCGCCACGCTGGAGCAGGTGCGCGGGTGGAAGTTCCGTGGGGACCGGGCGCTGCTGGGGGAGCCTTCCCGCCAGGAGCTGCTGCGGCGCATGGAGTTCCTGGACCGCGTGGGACTGGGCTACCTGTCGTTGGATCGGAACGCGGCCACGCTCTCGGGTGGCGAGATGCAGCGGCTGCGGCTGTCCGCGCAGCTCGGCGCGGGCCTCACCGGCGCGATGTACGTGCTGGACGAGCCCACCATCGGTCTGCACCCGCGCGACACGCACCGGCTGCTGTCCAACCTGCGCGCGCTGGTGGACACCGGCTCCACCGTGCTGGTGGTGGAGCACGACACGGACACCATCCGCGCGGCGGATCATCTCATCGAGCTGGGACCCACCGGCGGCCGTGGCGGCGGACGCATCCTCGCCGAGGGCTCGCCCGAGAAGGTGCTGCAGACCGAGGATGCTCCCACGGCCCGTGCGCTCCGAGAGCCCGCGGTGCTGGCGGGGTCGCCCCGGGGGGCGCCGGAGAAGTGGATTGAGTTGAAGGGGGCTCGGGCCAACAACCTGAAGGGCGCGGATCTGCGCATTCCCGTGGGCCGGCTCACGGTGGTGTCGGGCGTGTCGGGCTCGGGGAAGAGCACCCTGGTGCGCCAGGTGCTGTACCCGGCCCTGCGCGAGAAGCTCGGGCTGGTGACGACGCGTCCGGGGCCCTTCAAGTCCCTCACGGGCATGGAGGCCATCCGCCGCGTGCTGGCCGTGGATCAGTCGCCCATCGGGCGCACGCCGCGCTCGGTGCCAGCCACCTTCCTGGGCCTCTGGGACGAGCTGCGCCGGGCGTTCGCCGCCACTCCCGAGGCCAAGGTGCGGGGCTTCACTCCCGCGCGGTTCTCGTTCAACACCGCGGCCGGAGGCCGGTGCACGGCGTGCGAAGGGCAGGGGGCCATCTCGCACGAGATGTCCTTCCTCCCGGATGTCGTCACCCCGTGCGAGGCCTGTGGTGGGGCGCGCTTCGACGCGGCCACGCTGGAGGTTCGCTATCACGGGCTGACCATCGGCGACGCGCTGCGCCTGTCGGCGGACGAGGCCAAGGACGTCTTCCACGCGCTGCCCAAGGTGGCCGCGCCCCTGTCGTGCCTGTCGGATCTGGGCGTGGGTTATCTGCAGCTCGGCCAGGGGTCCAACACGCTGTCGGGCGGCGAGGCCCAGCGGCTGAAGCTGGCCGCGGAGCTCACGGCCTCCATGCGTCACGAGCCCACGCTGTACGTGCTCGACGAGCCCACCACGGGTCTGCACCTGGGGGACGTGTCGAAGTTGATCGCCTTCCTGCGTCGGCTGGTGGACCGGGGAGACACGCTGGTGGTCATCGAGCACCACCCGAGCGTCATCGCCTCGGCGGATCACGTGGTGGAACTGGGGCCCGAGGGAGGCGAGGCGGGCGGGAGCATCGTGGCGGAAGGGACGCCGCAGGAGGTGGCGCGGGTGAAGACGGCCACGGGCCGGGTGCTCAAGTCCGTTTTCGCCGCGGAGGAGCCAGCCCGGAAGGTGGCTCGGGGGCGGTGAGCGGGCCGGTCTCCGTGCGCGTTGTCTCCGCTCCTGCCGGGGTCCAGGGTGCCCGCGCATGAAACCGGGATCCCGGGACGGAGCAGGGGGCCGCAATCGTTTTCGGCCTCGTTCGTAGGGGCCTGGGGGCCCGTCTGGCTGGAGTTTCCTCCAGAGCGTGCCCTAGAGTCGGATACGCCCCTCATGCGCTGTCCTTCCTGCCAGAACGAGAATGATGCCGGTGCCGCCTACTGCGACATGTGCGGCTTCGACCTGACGCCTTCCAAGCAGGCTCCGGCCGCCGAGAGCGCTCCCGCGCCCCTGCCGCCCCAGCCGGCCAACCCGCATCAGAAACGGCGCACCGTCTTCGAGCCGGATCCGGCGGCTCCTCCGCCCCCGCCCGCCCACCGGGGCGCGGACTTCTTCGCCAATCCTCCTCCTCCCCGGCCCACCTTCGATCCGCGCGACCCCTTCGCCGCCGCGTCCATCCCGCCTTCCCGGCCGGCTGCTCCTCCGCCGGCCGCTCCTCCGCCGCCCGCCGCTCCACCTCCGCGCCCCAAGGCCCGGACCCTCGTGGAGACCGCCAACGAGGGCTCCGCCGCGGGGCTCATCCGTGGCGCTCTCTTCGAGTACCGCGGCCCCACGGATCCAGGACGCGTCCACCCTCTGCGCGCCGGGCGCAACGTGCTCGGGCGCAACCCCGACTGTGACGTGGTCGTCGACGACGGGCGCGTGAGCGGTCAGCACGCCTTCCTGTTCATCCGCGCCGAGGACGCCTCGTTCATCGACGTCTCCAGCAACGGCTCCGTCGTCAATGGCTCCGTCGTCCATGGCGAGCAGGTGGTCCTGCAGAACCACGCGGTGATCACCCTCGGCGGGACGACGCTCGTGCTCGTCATCGTCCCCGAGCAGCTGCTGGCCCGCCGCTCTCCGTGACCCGGTCCAGACGGGGGATGCCCATGCATCGCACAGTCGTCGTGACCGCGGGCCTGCTCACCGCGCTCCTGCTGGGGGCGCCCGCGCTCGCCGCGGACAATGGACTCACCGTGCTCGCGGCTCCGCCCGCGGCCAATGGGAAGACCCGGCTCCAGGTCGAGGTCAGGGACCTCGCCCTCCAGAAG
This is a stretch of genomic DNA from Archangium violaceum. It encodes these proteins:
- a CDS encoding FHA domain-containing protein encodes the protein MRCPSCQNENDAGAAYCDMCGFDLTPSKQAPAAESAPAPLPPQPANPHQKRRTVFEPDPAAPPPPPAHRGADFFANPPPPRPTFDPRDPFAAASIPPSRPAAPPPAAPPPPAAPPPRPKARTLVETANEGSAAGLIRGALFEYRGPTDPGRVHPLRAGRNVLGRNPDCDVVVDDGRVSGQHAFLFIRAEDASFIDVSSNGSVVNGSVVHGEQVVLQNHAVITLGGTTLVLVIVPEQLLARRSP